The following proteins are encoded in a genomic region of Zea mays cultivar B73 chromosome 9, Zm-B73-REFERENCE-NAM-5.0, whole genome shotgun sequence:
- the LOC100381697 gene encoding pentatricopeptide repeat protein PPR566-6: MHPRCPVLDFPLPMPEMKAATALGSWLLPAAPAIRPTLVNLRSRGFCSHGYFPSASRISCSSELSDSDRGLAKEMESEFSDEICAENGAEEDDETEDLIWSKEEIDAISALFDRPMRQKPLKPRNPARQRALPLPLPHKTRLPVAPAPKQHVRLAARAGLSSRACFSDQVRKKPEFLLGIAREIAALPPEHDVSTVLDRWARFLRKGSLSLTIRELGHMGLPERALQTLCWAQRQKAVPLFPDDRVLASAIEVLARFERLRVESALEQCVPTASRAVLEAMASGFIRAGKVDRVRKLLELARINNRTLHPSIYVKLMLEATRTPEGYGLASALVDELGERPELELRPQDCTAVMKVCIRLRRYAAVESLFSWFRGAIGSPTVVMYTTVIHSRCRDGRHREALSLVWEMEQAGCLLDLPAYRVIVKLCVALHDPGRALRYLSRMKEAGFIPTGDMYDSLIEGYLADGRLAKCRQLIRDAESAGVKLDRRLLSRLSETGGRHP, encoded by the coding sequence ATGCACCCCCGATGCCCGGTTTTGGATTTCCCACTGCCGATGCCCGAGATGAAGGCCGCCACTGCGCTGGGGAGCTGGCTGCTCCCGGCTGCGCCTGCCATTCGCCCCACACTGGTGAATCTCAGATCCCGGGGGTTCTGCAGTCATGGTTATTTCCCCTCGGCGTCCCGGATTTCTTGCTCATCAGAGTTATCTGATAGCGATAGAGGTCTCGCCAAGGAGATGGAGTCAGAATTCAGTGACGAGATATGTGCCGAGAATGGTGCTGAAGAGGACGATGAAACAGAGGATTTAATTTGGAGCAAAGAAGAGATCGATGCTATTTCGGCGCTCTTCGACCGGCCGATGCGCCAGAAGCCCCTGAAGCCGCGAAACCCCGCGAGGCAGAGGGCGCTTCCATTGCCACTGCCGCACAAGACGAGGCTGCCCGTGGCTCCTGCGCCGAAGCAGCACGTCCGCCTCGCTGCAAGAGCGGGGCTCTCTTCTCGTGCTTGCTTCAGCGACCAGGTGCGCAAGAAACCGGAGTTCCTTCTCGGGATTGCCCGGGAGATCGCAGCGCTTCCTCCCGAGCACGACGTCTCCACGGTGCTCGACCGTTGGGCGAGGTTCCTCCGGAAAGGCTCCCTGTCACTTACCATTCGTGAGCTCGGGCACATGGGGCTCCCCGAGCGCGCGCTCCAGACACTGTGCTGGGCCCAGAGGCAGAAAGCTGTGCCGTTGTTCCCTGACGATCGTGTTCTTGCTTCGGCCATCGAGGTTTTGGCACGCTTTGAACGGCTCAGAGTGGAGTCTGCGCTGGAGCAATGTGTGCCCACGGCCAGCCGTGCCGTTCTCGAGGCCATGGCGAGCGGGTTCATCAGGGCGGGGAAAGTAGACCGCGTGCGCAAGCTCCTGGAACTTGCAAGGATCAATAACAGGACGCTGCACCCCAGCATCTACGTGAAGTTGATGTTGGAAGCCACCCGGACACCTGAAGGCTACGGGCTTGCGTCGGCACTGGTTGATGAGCTTGGCGAGAGGCCGGAGTTGGAGTTGCGTCCACAGGACTGCACGGCTGTCATGAAGGTCTGCATAAGGCTCCGACGGTACGCAGCCGTGGAGAGCCTTTTCAGCTGGTTCAGGGGGGCCATTGGGAGCCCCACCGTGGTGATGTACACGACGGTGATCCACAGCCGGTGCCGTGACGGGAGGCACCGAGAGGCACTGTCCCTGGTGTGGGAAATGGAGCAGGCAGGCTGCCTGCTTGATCTGCCGGCCTACCGAGTTATCGTCAAGCTATGCGTGGCATTGCACGATCCGGGGAGGGCTCTCCGCTATCTGTCAAGGATGAAGGAGGCTGGTTTTATTCCAACTGGCGACATGTACGACAGTCTGATCGAGGGCTATTTGGCAGATGGGAGGCTGGCCAAGTGCCGACAGCTGATCAGAGATGCCGAGTCAGCCGGTGTGAAGCTGGATAGGAGGCTGCTTTCGCGGTTGTCTGAAACTGGAGGCAGACATCCTTag